CTGCTACTATTGGCGACCCCGCTGCCGGATCCTGGGCCCAGAGAATACGGGCCAGAGGCTCCAGCCCTTTCTCCCTGGCTACCGTCGCCCGCGTCCGCCGTTTGGGCCGGTAGGGGCGGTAAAGGTCCTCCACCTCCGACAGGCGGGTCGCCTGGCGAATGGCCGCTTCCAGCTCAGGAGTCAGTTGTTCCAGTTCCGCAATGTGGCGGATAACATCCTCTTTGCGTTTTTCCAGATTGCGCAGGTAATTAACCCGTTCCGCAATCATGCGGATCTGGTTTTCATCCAGTTCTCCTGTGGCTTCCTTGCGATAACGGGCAATAAAGGGCACTGTATTTTCCTCATCCAGTAATTTGATGGTATTCTCCACCTGCCAGGGTTTTAGCCCTAATTCAGCAGCAATTAGATTGGCAAACACCAACCAGCCCTCCTTTTTTCTTTCTGCCTCAGGTTAATTATAACAGAAAAGGCCGGCAGGGAAAAACCGGCCAGCAGCGAATATTAACACTAATGGGAGCAGATGGAGGGAGAAAAAATGAGCAAAATCGCCGAAAACATCATCCTTAACTCCATTCACAATCAAGTGCTGGGTATAGACCGGGAAGGCCGGGTGATTGTCTATAATAAATCCTGTGAACGGGTTTTTGGCTGGCCGATGGAAGAAGCCCTTGGCCGCCACATTTCCGAGGTAGTACCTAAAAGCGGTTTAATTAAGTGCATGGAAACCGGCAAACCCCATATCGGCCGTAAATTTTACTCTAATGGCGCTTTGTTTGTGGCCAATCGCACCCCCATTATTGACCAGAATGGGGAAATTGTCGGCGCCATCGGGGTGGCCCAGGAAATCACGGAATTACAGACCATCGCCGATGAACTGGAAAGCGTCAAGGAATTGAAAGGCATCCTGGAGACAATCCTGGAAGCCGGATACGAGGGGTTTATTGTTATCAATGAAAAAGGCCAGGTCATCATGATCAATAACGCCTTTGCTGAACTGGTCGGTATCAACCCTAATGAAGCCATTGGGTTGCACATTTCCCAGGTGGTAGAGAATACTAAGATGGATACCGTCCTGGAAACTGGCACCCCTCAGATAGGGGAAGTAATCAAGCTAAAAGGTCGGGAAATGGTGGTCACCCGCCACCCTATTATCCGCGATGGCAAAATTATCGGTGCGGTGGGTAAGGTAATTTTTAAAGATGTCAATCAATTAATTGCCCTGGCCGATAAAGTTCAATCTCTGCGGCGGGAGCTGGATTTTTACAAGGAGGAATTAAAGCGTTACCGAAGCATTCGTTACAGCCTGGATGACATCTGTGCCCAGAGTCCAAAAATGCACCAACTTAAAGAAACTATCCGCCGAGTAGCTCGCGGTCCTTCCACTGTCCTTATCCGTGGGGAAAGCGGGACAGGCAAGGAATTGATCGCCCATGCCATCCACCAGGAATCCCCTCGCCGCTCTGGACCTTTTATCAAAGTTAACTGTGCTGCTGTACCGGAAACCTTACTGGAATCAGAACTGTTTGGCTATGTAGATGGAGCCTTTACTGGCGCCCGCAAAGGCGGTCAGGCTGGTAAATTCGAATTAGCCAACGGGGGTACTATTTTCCTGGATGAAATCGGGGATATGCCTTTTGCCATGCAGGCCAAGCTGTTACGGGTATTACAGGAAAAGGAAATTGAGCGCCTGGGTGACAGCCGCCCCCGTAAAGTGGATATCCGCATCATTGCCGCCACTAACCGTAACCTGGAAGAGCTGATCGAACAGGGACAATTTCGTCAGGACCTCTACTATCGCCTGAATGTGGTTACCCTGAACGTACCGCCTTTACGGGAACGGAAAGAGGATATTCGCCTGCTGGTAGAACGATTTATTGAGAAATATAATAAACAGTTCGGCTTAAAAGTTACCCGCCTCTCTCCCCAGGTCTGGGATTTGTTCTTGACCTATCACTGGCCTGGAAATGTCAGGGAACTGGAAAATGTAATGGAACGAGCCTTCAATGTGGTAGAAGGACAGCAAATCGAGCTCAACCACCTGCCCCCCTATCTGCACCAGGGATCAGAAAAATCCGGCCTGGTAGATGGCACCCCATTACCGGAGTTACTGGCAAAAATCGAGGAAAAAGCCATCCGGGAAGCTCTGGAAATGTCAGGCGGCAATCGGGCCCAGGCTGCCAAACTGCTGGGAATCACCAGGGCCTGGCTCTATAACCGCCTGAAATACTATGGCATAGAATAAGGGGGTCCGGCAGGACACCCCCTTACTTTTTCGCCGCTTCCACCAGCGCGGTAAACAACTTTAATTGCAGGGGGTCTTTGGCCCACATGGCTTCCGGATGCCACTGGACCCCCAGCACAAACTTGTGGTTTTCACTTTCTACCCCTTCGATAACCCCATCAGCGGCCTGGGCAGTCACTTTCAAGCCATAGCCCACCTTATTCACCGCCTGATGGTGCATGCTGTTAACCCGCACTTCCCGGCTTTGTAAAATCCGACTCAATAAACTACCATTCTTGATACTAACTTTATGACTGGCATACCAGCGCGGTGCTTCCTGGCGGTGTTTCAACACCCTGTCCAGCTGGCTATTGATATCCTGATACAGGGTCCCGCCCATGGCTACATTTAATACTTGCATACCCCTGCAGATAGCCAGAATGGCCAGATCTGCCTTCAAGGCCTGTTTGGTCAGTTCCAGTTCAAACAAATCCCGCTCTGGAGTAATCTCCCCCAGCCCCGGTACGGGTTCCTCATCAAAGAAAGCCGGATCCAGGTCACCTCCGCCACTTAAAATCAGGCCGTCCAGCATGTGTAAAATCTGTCCCGCGCATTCAGTACAGGCTGCCGGCAAAATTACCGGCATGCCGCCAGCCGCTTCCACCGCCCGAGCATAATCCACGTTCAGGGAATGGACTGTGCCATTATTAATCAAGTTACAGGTAATGCCAATAATCGGGCGCATCGCGGCCCCCTCCTTAAAATTCCAGTTTCTCATTCACTTCCAGACCGCCTTTGTTGATTACCAGTTCCAGTTTAATACTGCGGGCATTATCAGTAAAAACAGTACGGCCTAAGGGCAATATGAGCTGCCCTTCCTCCAGCTTCGGGGTCAGGGTCATAGTCTCACCCCGATCATTGGTGGCCGTTGCCGCAACTACCTCCAGCTCTGCTCCTTCTGTTTTCGCCGCCAGAATCACCGTGCCAGTGGCATAGTCAATGGTTTTCAGTTGCCAGACCTGGCCATCGATGGTCTGGGGCTGAGCCTGCTGGTCACTCAATTCGATATTGCCATTATCATCCTTGCTGTTAGTCATCCAGCCCAGCCATTCCACCTGCCAGGAAAATTTCTGCTGTTCAGTAGGTACTTCCATTCGCTTTAACATTAGAGCCGTGGGCAAGGTCTTCCCATCAGCAGCTACTGCCCAGAGAAACTGGTACTGACCTGGCCCGGTCTTATTCAGCTGGCTCACCTGGGAATGGCCGGTTACCTCTTCTTGCCCTTTCAAGAAGACAAACTCCATACCCTTTAATTCAGTATATTCCGGCTTTAATGTGATTGTTCCCTTGACTACATGCCCGAATTTTTCACCATAGATGGGATTGTCAGTGCTATTAAGGGAAACTTCAGAGATAGTAATATTTCCCACAGGGGTCGTGATAGTTTTCTCTAATTTCAGTACTTTGCTATCCATTTTTTCCTTATCTTCTTTTACTACCGGCTGTGTCTGAACCACCTGGGCCGGTTTGGTCCAAACGGGAGTCTTCACACCCTCCACTTTAGGAACTGGACTGGTACTATAAAAAATTGCGTGTCCGGCCAGACTTAATAAGGCCAGCAAAACTAACCCCGGAACCAGCCCTCCCTCTGCTTTTTGTTTTAATTGCAGTTCCTCCCCTTGACACTGGGCCATAGGCTCCATCCCCCCTAAAACCTTTACTATTTACTAAATATTCGCTCTTCTTCAATTAATTCCTGCCGTAACAATCAAAAAAGCCTTTGCCGGACTGGCAAAGGCCTTTCTGTTTTTAGTTTTTAGTAACGAGCCAGATAGTTGTCCAGTTCCCACTGGGTAACCTTGGTGCGGTAGTCATCCCATTCAGCAGTTTTGGCTTCCACATACTTGCTGAAAATGTGTTCACCCAGAGCTTCCCGGACCAGCTCGCTCTTTTTCATTTCTTCCAGCGCTTCTTGCAAGGAGCCGGGCAGGCTGGCAATACCTTCAGCAATTCTTTCTTCCTCGGTCATATCGTAGATATTGCGATTAGTAGGAGCCGGAGGCTCAATCTTGTTGAGAATACCATCCAGACCAGCAGCCAGAATCACAGTCAGAGCCAGGTAGGGGTTGCAGGCCGGGTCTGGGTTTCTCAGCTCAATCCGGGTGGACATGCCCCGTTTGGCCGGAATCCGAATGAGCGGACTGCGGTTTTTGGGAGACCAGGCTACATAGACAGGGGCCTCATAGCCCGGCACCAGCCGCTTGTAGGAGTTGACCAGCGGGTTGGTGATGGCCGCAATGGAACGGGCATGCTTAACAATACCACCGATAAAGTACATAGCATCCTTGCTCAGCTGGTACTCCCCATTGGGATCGAAGAAAGCATTCTGCCCGTTTTTGAACAGGGAGACATTGGTATGCATACCGGAACCGTTAATGCCAAAAACAGGTTTCGGCATAAAGGTGGCATGCAGATTGTGCATTTGAGCGATTGTGCGCACTACAGTCTTGAAAGTTACAATATTGTCTGCAGTCCGCAAAGCATCAGCGTATTTGAAGTCAATTTCATGCTGGCCTTCAGCCACTTCGTGGTGAGAAGCTTCGATTTCAAAGCCCATTTTTTCCAGGGTCAGAACCATATCCCGGCGGGCATTTTCACCCATGTCAACAGGAGCCAGGTCAAAATAACCGCCTTCATCATGAGTAATAGTAGTAGGTTTGCCCTTTTCATCCTTATGGAAAAGGAAAAATTCACATTCGGGACCCACATTCATGGTATAACCCAGTTCAGCGGCTTTAGCCAGCATCCGCTTCAGGGTACCGCGAGGACAACCGTCAAAGGGCTTGCCTTCAGGAGTATATACATCGCAGATCAAGCGGGCCACTGCACCATCCTGAGGCCGCCAGGGCAGAACCAGGAAAGTATCATAGTCAGGCTTTAAATACATGTCGGATTCTTCAATCCGCACAAACCCTTCGATGGAAGAGCCATCAAACATCATTTCCCCATCCAGGGCCTTTTCCAGCTGTTCAACAGTGATAGCCACATTTTTGACAGTGCCCAGAATGTCCACAAATTGCAGGCGGACAAACTTCACATTGTTTTCCTGGGCCAAACGCAGTACATCTTCTTTGGTTAATGCCATTTTTCCACACACCTT
Above is a genomic segment from Carboxydocella sporoproducens DSM 16521 containing:
- a CDS encoding sigma-54 interaction domain-containing protein, whose amino-acid sequence is MSKIAENIILNSIHNQVLGIDREGRVIVYNKSCERVFGWPMEEALGRHISEVVPKSGLIKCMETGKPHIGRKFYSNGALFVANRTPIIDQNGEIVGAIGVAQEITELQTIADELESVKELKGILETILEAGYEGFIVINEKGQVIMINNAFAELVGINPNEAIGLHISQVVENTKMDTVLETGTPQIGEVIKLKGREMVVTRHPIIRDGKIIGAVGKVIFKDVNQLIALADKVQSLRRELDFYKEELKRYRSIRYSLDDICAQSPKMHQLKETIRRVARGPSTVLIRGESGTGKELIAHAIHQESPRRSGPFIKVNCAAVPETLLESELFGYVDGAFTGARKGGQAGKFELANGGTIFLDEIGDMPFAMQAKLLRVLQEKEIERLGDSRPRKVDIRIIAATNRNLEELIEQGQFRQDLYYRLNVVTLNVPPLRERKEDIRLLVERFIEKYNKQFGLKVTRLSPQVWDLFLTYHWPGNVRELENVMERAFNVVEGQQIELNHLPPYLHQGSEKSGLVDGTPLPELLAKIEEKAIREALEMSGGNRAQAAKLLGITRAWLYNRLKYYGIE
- a CDS encoding gamma-glutamyl-gamma-aminobutyrate hydrolase family protein — protein: MRPIIGITCNLINNGTVHSLNVDYARAVEAAGGMPVILPAACTECAGQILHMLDGLILSGGGDLDPAFFDEEPVPGLGEITPERDLFELELTKQALKADLAILAICRGMQVLNVAMGGTLYQDINSQLDRVLKHRQEAPRWYASHKVSIKNGSLLSRILQSREVRVNSMHHQAVNKVGYGLKVTAQAADGVIEGVESENHKFVLGVQWHPEAMWAKDPLQLKLFTALVEAAKK
- the glnA gene encoding type I glutamate--ammonia ligase, with the translated sequence MALTKEDVLRLAQENNVKFVRLQFVDILGTVKNVAITVEQLEKALDGEMMFDGSSIEGFVRIEESDMYLKPDYDTFLVLPWRPQDGAVARLICDVYTPEGKPFDGCPRGTLKRMLAKAAELGYTMNVGPECEFFLFHKDEKGKPTTITHDEGGYFDLAPVDMGENARRDMVLTLEKMGFEIEASHHEVAEGQHEIDFKYADALRTADNIVTFKTVVRTIAQMHNLHATFMPKPVFGINGSGMHTNVSLFKNGQNAFFDPNGEYQLSKDAMYFIGGIVKHARSIAAITNPLVNSYKRLVPGYEAPVYVAWSPKNRSPLIRIPAKRGMSTRIELRNPDPACNPYLALTVILAAGLDGILNKIEPPAPTNRNIYDMTEEERIAEGIASLPGSLQEALEEMKKSELVREALGEHIFSKYVEAKTAEWDDYRTKVTQWELDNYLARY